The Aureispira anguillae genome contains a region encoding:
- a CDS encoding glutathione peroxidase codes for MKTLLLTVLTSLLFISSAPKPQTVYDIKVQDIIGNKVSLSKYKGKVLLIVNVASKCGYTNQYEDLQALYEEYQDDDFVVLGFPANNFRNQEPGTNEEINRFCTGKFGVTFPMFSKISVKGEDMHPLYRYLTSKKENGKLNAPIQWNFQKFLVGKNGKVIRYFKPEERVKDALIKKAIRKHVKGE; via the coding sequence ATGAAGACTTTATTGTTAACTGTATTAACTAGTCTGCTATTTATCAGTAGCGCCCCAAAACCTCAAACTGTTTACGATATAAAAGTGCAAGACATTATTGGCAACAAGGTTTCTTTATCTAAATATAAGGGTAAAGTGCTATTGATTGTAAATGTGGCTTCTAAATGTGGCTATACCAATCAATACGAAGATTTACAAGCCTTGTACGAAGAGTATCAAGATGACGATTTTGTAGTGCTAGGCTTTCCTGCCAATAACTTTAGAAACCAAGAACCTGGTACCAACGAAGAAATTAATCGCTTTTGTACGGGCAAATTTGGGGTGACCTTTCCCATGTTTTCCAAAATTTCGGTCAAAGGGGAGGATATGCATCCCTTATATCGATACTTGACTTCAAAAAAAGAAAATGGCAAACTCAATGCTCCTATTCAATGGAATTTCCAAAAGTTTTTAGTAGGAAAAAATGGCAAGGTAATCCGCTATTTTAAACCTGAAGAACGAGTAAAAGATGCGCTTATCAAAAAAGCAATCCGTAAACACGTTAAGGGAGAATAA
- a CDS encoding glutathione peroxidase, whose protein sequence is MKILLLTVLTSLLFISSAPKPQTIYDIKVQDIIGNKVSLSRYKGKVLLIVNVASKCAFTNQYKDLQALYEEYQDDDFVVLGFPANNFLNQEPHSNEEINRFCTSKFGVTFPMFSKISVKGKKIHPLYQYLTSKKENGRLNAPVQWNFQKFLVGKNGKVIRYFKPTERVKNTLIKKAIRRHIKGE, encoded by the coding sequence ATGAAAATTTTATTATTAACTGTATTAACTAGTCTGCTCTTTATCAGCAGCGCTCCTAAACCTCAAACCATTTACGATATAAAAGTGCAAGATATTATTGGCAACAAGGTTTCTTTATCTCGATACAAGGGTAAAGTGCTATTGATTGTGAATGTGGCCTCTAAATGTGCCTTCACCAATCAATACAAAGATTTACAAGCCTTGTACGAAGAATATCAAGACGATGATTTTGTGGTATTGGGCTTCCCTGCCAATAATTTTCTGAATCAAGAGCCTCACAGCAATGAGGAAATCAATCGCTTTTGTACCAGCAAATTTGGAGTGACTTTTCCCATGTTTTCCAAAATTTCGGTCAAAGGAAAGAAAATACATCCGCTGTATCAATACTTGACTTCCAAAAAAGAAAATGGACGATTAAATGCTCCTGTTCAATGGAACTTTCAAAAATTCTTGGTGGGCAAAAATGGCAAGGTCATTCGCTATTTTAAACCTACAGAACGGGTAAAAAATACCCTCATCAAAAAGGCTATTCGTAGGCATATTAAGGGGGAGTAA
- a CDS encoding response regulator: MINIIIADDHQIVIDGLKLLLADEERIQIVGEALNGVTLLNRIPTLQPDLVLLDLGMPVMDGLEAALKIKELHPTVKILVLTTYSEPHKIKKMLKANIDGYLLKDTGKDNLLEAIYSIMDGNAYYDRRVTDIIMSSYQPQKTTYSVELTRREKEVTRLIAEGMSTNEIARRLFVSPLTVDTHRKNIFSKLGINKVAALVRYAIEEGLVE; encoded by the coding sequence ATGATTAATATTATTATTGCAGACGACCACCAAATAGTTATCGATGGTCTAAAACTTTTATTAGCAGATGAAGAGCGAATCCAAATTGTAGGAGAAGCACTGAATGGTGTAACACTGCTTAACCGAATTCCCACATTACAGCCTGATTTGGTGCTTTTGGATTTGGGAATGCCTGTTATGGATGGGCTAGAGGCTGCCCTTAAAATAAAAGAATTACATCCTACCGTTAAAATCTTAGTATTGACCACTTATAGCGAGCCGCATAAGATCAAAAAAATGCTCAAAGCAAATATAGATGGTTACCTATTAAAAGATACAGGAAAAGACAACTTGTTAGAAGCAATTTATAGCATTATGGATGGGAATGCTTACTATGATCGTCGGGTTACTGATATTATTATGAGTAGCTATCAACCCCAAAAAACGACTTATTCCGTAGAATTGACTCGCCGAGAAAAAGAAGTTACTAGACTTATTGCGGAGGGGATGAGTACCAATGAAATAGCCAGACGACTTTTTGTTAGTCCTCTAACAGTAGATACCCATCGCAAAAATATTTTTTCAAAACTGGGTATTAATAAGGTAGCTGCTTTAGTGCGTTATGCCATCGAAGAAGGATTGGTCGAATAA